The genomic stretch TTGCGGAACAGAGCCTCGAGCTGCGCCAGGCGGCCTTCGATGTCGCGCTGTTCCTGCTCGAACAGGAGGCCGACGGCGGCTGCGCCCTCATATCCCATCGCGGCGACGTTCGGCGCGGCCGCCGAGATGCCGATCAGGCCGGCGTCGAACCGCTTCGCCAGCCCTACCGCGCACCCGACCAGGGTGGGAGAGAACAGATCGATATCGACGTTCACCAGGATTTCGCGGACGTGCATCGGGACAATTCCTCTAGTTGGCGGCCGGCTCGGGCCACAAGGCGCGCAGCGGTTTCTGCAGTCCGTTGCGCATCTGGTTGAGCTGGCCGGGGGAGACGTGCTGGTTGAGCACGGAAAACACCGCCCCGATCTCGAGGTCGGGGTTGCGCAACGGATCGGCACGGAAGTGGGTCTGCACCGCGGCGACGAAGTCGTCCTTACCGTGCGGATGCCGAGGCGTGCCTGAGGGGTT from Devosia sp. A16 encodes the following:
- a CDS encoding DUF2267 domain-containing protein; the encoded protein is MSVGIPVLDAAAHQAEIWIDEVDQAARCDDRHHAYRLLRATLHALRDWVGADQAADLGAQLPVLVRGIYYEGWNPSGTPRHPHGKDDFVAAVQTHFRADPLRNPDLEIGAVFSVLNQHVSPGQLNQMRNGLQKPLRALWPEPAAN